One stretch of Urocitellus parryii isolate mUroPar1 chromosome 12, mUroPar1.hap1, whole genome shotgun sequence DNA includes these proteins:
- the E2f6 gene encoding transcription factor E2F6 has protein sequence MAERLRSPPPPPFSRPLLVPESPLHFFFFPRHPLRGFRSPGFPAAGARLGPVRGSARRAAGMRRRGGALRMREDGGPGVLTAAGHPRPLAAAAAAGAHGLVGPRRAGRPSQAAPSRRPRACSVPGTGKPARRWCRSIPPQKAGELAGARGAGRPLGSMSQQRPARRLPSLLVDPAEETVRRRCRDPINVESLLPSKIRINLEDNVQYVSMRKALKVKRPRFDVSLVYLTRKFMDLVRSAPGGILDLNKVATKLGVRKRRVYDITNVLDGIDLVEKKSKNHIRWIGSDLNNLGAVPQQKKLQEELSDLSAMEDALDELIKDCAQQLFELTDDKENERLAYVTYQDIHSIQAFHEQIVIAVKAPEETRLDVPAPKEDSITVHIRSTRGPIDVYLCEVEQNHSNGKTSDRVGTSSSKSKHPEHPEKGENLQQGEDVLEVNN, from the exons ATGGCGGAGAGATTGCGCTCTCCCCCGCCGCCTCCTTTCTCTCGCCCGCTCCTGGTCCCGGAATCCCCGCTCcacttcttctttttccctcGCCATCCTCTTCGCGGATTCCGCTCTCCGGGTTTCCCGGCTGCCGGCGCGCGGCTCGGACCAGTGCGTGGGAGCGCCCGGAGAGCGGCGGGCATGCGCAGACGGGGCGGCGCACTGCGCATGCGGGAAGATGGCGGGCCCGGCGTCCTGACCGCGGCGGGTCACCCTCGTCCCctcgcggcggcggcggcggcgggagctCACGGGCTCGTGGGGCCGCGGCGGGCGGGGCGGCCGAGCCAGGCGGCGCCCTCCAGGAGGCCGCGAGCCTGCTCCGTGCCCGGCACCGGGAAGCCGGCGCGTCGGTGGTGCCGCTCGATCCCGCCGCAGAAGGCGGGAGAGCTCGCAGGCGCGAGGGGCGCGGGGCGCCCGCTCGGCAGCATGAGTCAGCAGCGACCGGCGAGGAGACTGCCGAGCCTTCTCGTGGACCCGGCGGAGGAGACGGTGCGCCGCCGCTGCCGCGACCCCATCAACGTGGAGAGCCTGCTG cCATCGAAAATAAGGATTAATTTAGAAGATAATGTACAATATGTGTCCATGAGAA AAGCTCTAAAAGTGAAGAGACCTCGTTTTGATGTATCACTAGTTTACTTAACTCGAAAATTTATGGATCTCGTCAGATCTGCCCCTGGGGGCATTCTCGACTTAAACAAGGTTGCAACAAAACTGGGAGTTCGAAAACGAAGGGTCTATGACATTACCAATGTCTTAGACGGAATTGACCTCGTTGAGAAAAAATCTAAGAACCATATTCGATGGAT AGGATCTGATCTTAACAATTTGGGAGCAGTACCCCAACAAAAGAAGCTGCAAGAGGAACTTTCAGACTTATCAGCAATGGAAGATGCTTTGGATGAGTTAATTAAGGATTGTGCTCAACAGTTATTTGAGTTAacagatgataaagaaaatgaaaga CTAGCGTATGTAACGTATCAAGATATTCATAGCATTCAAGCCTTCCACGAACAGATTGTTATTGCTGTTAAAGCTCCAGAAGAAACCAGATTGGATGTTCCAGCTCCCAAAGAA GACTCTATCACTGTACACATAAGGAGCACCAGAGGACCCATTGATGTGTATTTATGTGAAGTGGAGCAAAACCATTCAAATGGCAAAACATCTGACAGAGTAGGAACCTCTTCATCTAAAAGCAAACATCCAGAACACCCTGAGAAAG GAGAAAATCTTCAGCAAGGTGAAGACGTGCTTGAAGTGAACAACTGA